Proteins co-encoded in one Lineus longissimus chromosome 11, tnLinLong1.2, whole genome shotgun sequence genomic window:
- the LOC135495591 gene encoding uncharacterized protein LOC135495591 has translation MTSPNPEVMYLHEVINGMHTELERSRVEAQRSNAQLECLMTLVRRAWAGDQEAASHVGTIIGAAPPDIEIEKTEEGNVVTSKPKSRAVNNWARLCIGLLNREYKQLEIEMNGLQHVYLANRNTFLEEEIVSHEDLLTKTVPLRRHRSDDVLGVRPGSRQQNTRQDRPISSHSGVNNKRRVQHLYRPAHGNSRAGQRGPGKNSIKVGDLFIRGNNNLNQEYTAQAMDGLYRMKRTNSYEKEETEYREPKLSYDHPARYTKADLFDADRLISDKARRRPVTASTLRSRDNVRARPKSSIIIGRPSKYETTTKPAALPITSPHPRDMNDISPDRGEQETRVQRPRVKSAFVRRPEFIDKFQDETSRMAQMEEEFKKTAFMLQKKLGLPVDGMI, from the exons ATGACAAGCCCCAACCCTGAGGTGATGTACCTCCATGAGGTCATCAATGGCATGCACACAGAGCTGGAGAGATCAAGAGTTGAGGCCCAGAGATCTAATGCACAGCTAGAATGTCTCATGACGCTAGTTAGAAG AGCTTGGGCTGGTGATCAAGAAGCTGCTTCCCATGTTGGTACAATTATTGGTGCTGCTCCTCCAGATATAGAAATAGAGAAGACAGAAGAGGGAAATGTAGTGACATCAAAACCCAAG TCAAGAGCTGTAAACAACTGGGCAAGGTTATGCATTGGCCTGCTGAACAGGGAGTACAAACAACTCGAAATAGAGATGAACggactgcaacatgtctattTGGCAAATAGGAACACATTTCTTGAGGAGGAGATTGTGAGTCATGAAGATTTGCTCACCAAGACTGTTCCATTGCGCCGACACAGAAGTGATGATGTGCTAGGTGTAAGACCAGGGTCAAGGCAACAG AATACAAGACAAGACCGTCCAATTAGCAGTCATTCAGGCGTCAACAATAAACGTAGAGTGCAACACCTTTACAGGCCAGCCCATGGTAACTCAAGGGCAGGTCAGCGGGGTCCGGGAAAAAATAGCATAAAAGTTGGTGACTTGTTCATCCGAGGGAACAATAACTTAAACCAGGAATACACAGCACAG GCAATGGATGGTCTGTATCGTATGAAAAGGACAAACTCTTACGAGAAAGAAGAAACTGAATATCGAGAACCGAAGCTGAGTTACGATCACCCGGCAAGATACACCAAG GCTGATCTGTTTGATGCAGATAGACTCATCAGTGACAAGGCAAGACGACGCCCAGTCACAGCCTCAACATTACGCAGTCGAGATAACGTTAGGGCACGGCCAAAAAGTTCAA TAATTATTGGACGACCTTCGAAATATGAAACCACCACCAAACCAGCTGCGCTACCTATAACGTCGCCACATCCAAGAGATATGAACGATATCTCACCTGACAGGGGGGAACAAGAGACACGTGTTCAGCGACCAAGGGTTAAATCAGCGTTCGTGCGTCGTCCCGAGTTTATCGACAAATTCCAAGACGAGACGTCTAGAATGGCACAGATGGAAGAAGAGTTCAAGAAGACAGCGTTTATGTTGCAAAAGAAGTTAGGTTTACCTGTAGATGGCATGATCTAG